A single region of the Sorghum bicolor cultivar BTx623 chromosome 9, Sorghum_bicolor_NCBIv3, whole genome shotgun sequence genome encodes:
- the LOC8080494 gene encoding mitochondrial import inner membrane translocase subunit TIM50, with product MSRLLLRHLLPGVQSGASHPFAAAASSRSASSRAASSRSSYTSRFAPPAYHASATAAAAQSEGSAAAAAESTPAAGAQPSPTPPPAARGRWGLLKFGALAAVAGAIGGVGYASCAYSLNEVAEKTREFRKNPAPLIPEDASTLEKYKAMVYSTAMKVPVSAIELYLDIRSTIEDHVRGFTEPTSDKLLPDLLPQDQHVFTLVLDLNETLVYSDWQRERGWRTFKRPGVDAFLEHMSKLYEVVVYSDQPPMYVEPVFERLNSRGTISHRLSRPATKYVDGKHYRDLSKLNRNPAQVIYLSAHALESCLQHDNCVQIKPFKLEDKYDTQLLDLIPFLEYVAMARPSDIRTVLASYQGHDVAAEFIERSKEHQRRMQEQSKLGRLWRR from the exons ATGtcgcgtctcctcctccgccacctTCTCCCAGGGGTGCAGAGCGGCGCCAGCCACcccttcgccgccgccgcctcttcCCGTTCTGCGTCGTCCCGGGCCGCCTCCTCCCGCTCCTCATACACTTCCCGGTTCGCCCCTCCCGCCTACCACGCCTCCGCCACGGCCGCGGCAGCCCAATCGGAGggttcggcggcggcggccgccgagTCCACACCCgcagcgggcgcccagccctcaCCGACGCCGCCCCCCGCGGCGCGCGGGCGGTGGGGCCTGCTCAAGTTCGGCGCCTTGGCGGCAGTCGCCGGGGCCATCGGCGGCGTCGGATACGCCAGCTGCG CCTATTCGCTGAATGAAGTGGCGGAGAAGACGAGAGAGTTCAGGAAGAACCCAGCACCGCTCATCCCTGAGGATGCCTCCACGCTCGAG AAGTATAAGGCTATGGTGTACTCGACGGCTATGAAAG TTCCTGTTTCCGCTATAGAGCTGTACTTGGATATTAGGAGCACAATTGAAGACCATGTCAGG GGATTTACTGAACCCACATCAGACAAACTGCTACCAGATCTACTTCCTCAAGATCAGCATGTCTTCACCCTAGTTCTTGATCTGAATGAAACTCTTGTCTACTCTGATTGGCAG CGTGAGAGAGGATGGAGAACTTTTAAGAGGCCAGGAGTTGATGCTTTTCTGGAACATATGTCAAAATTATATGAAGTTGTTGTGTATTCTGATCAGCCACCTATG TATGTTGAACCTGTGTTTGAGAGGCTGAACTCAAGGGGTACCATTTCACACAGGTTATCAAGACCTGCAACTAAGTACGTGGATGGAAAACATTATCGG GATTTGTCAAAGTTGAACAGAAACCCTGCTCAAGTTATCTATCTCAGTGCCCATGCTCTTGAATCTTGCTTGCAGCATGACAATTGTGTTCAAATCAAGCCTTTTAAACTTGAAGATAAATATGATACCCAACTGTTGGATCTCATTCCATTTCTCGAGT ATGTTGCCATGGCTAGACCTTCTGACATTAGGACAGTGTTAGCATCTTATCAAGGTCATGATGTTGCTGCTGAGTTTATTGAGCGTTCAAAGGAACACCAGCG GCGTATGCAGGAACAGAGCAAACTTGGGCGCTTATGGCGACGATGA
- the LOC8082964 gene encoding beta-arabinofuranosyltransferase RAY1 translates to MVARAQAAANTDICVLVDAEIVLLPEIVNALARFSKVDADWFLVSLSRNVTDFHYQLADNGSHWVQADGEEVSFKKLQEISADKWASESSDRGLIVAWNNPSSALHAGVLPSFLYGRGVHNLWLAHEVLSSEMRLFFDASSLVLGLYPESLSSMHDMTSSKNGRLHSGSWEYSVNRHLAAIYGSYCCRLPTRHFPMLHKVVKKSEDYMLSKVDELTLSDFFISKEGNAPGGDSLWNIQNISLSGYLHSYPPETSPPDLPYSLGMLLELVADKNRSVVLGVAGAGYRDMLMSWVCRLRHLRVTNFIVCAVDHETYEFSVLQGLPVFIDPLSPKNVSIDDCHFGTKCFQQVTKVKSRIVLEILRLGYNVLLSDVDVYWFDNPMPFLYSLGPAIFGAQSDEYNETGPINLPRRLNSGFYFARSDNATITAMEMIVGHATNSGLSEQPSFYDVLCGENGINRIGDDKCLEPNTNLNVVFLNRDLFPNGAYKGLWEKHDVRAACKELGCFIIHNNWINKRKKKLHRQMSSGLWDYDPSSRQCFQEWSDRSIFRMIGQFHLFEDTNS, encoded by the exons ATGGTCGCAAGAGCACAAGCTGCCGCCAACACCGACATTTGCGTCCTTGTCGACGCCGAGATCGTCCTTCTTCCCGAAATTGTCAACGCATTGGCTCGTTTCAGCAAGGTTGATGCTGATTGGTTCCTTGTTTCTCTGTCACGTAACGTCACCGATTTCCATTACCAGCTCGCTGACAATGGAAGCCATTGGGTACAAGCAGATGGCGAAGAAGTGAGCTTCAAGAAG CTGCAGGAGATTTCAGCTGACAAATGGGCATCAGAGAGCTCAGACAGAGGGCTGATTGTGGCGTGGAACAATCCAAGCAGTGCTTTACATGCAGGAGTTCTGCCTTCTTTTCTGTATGGAAGAGGAGTACACAACCTGTGGCTGGCTCACGAGGTTCTGTCGTCTGAGATGAGGCTTTTCTTTGATGCAAGCAGTCTGGTTCTTGGATTGTACCCTGAAAGTCTTAGCTCCATGCATGACATGACCTCGAGTAAGAATGGAAGATTACATTCTGGATCCTGGGAGTACAGTGTCAATCGTCATCTTGCTGCGATTTATGGCTCGTATTGCTGTCGATTACCAACAAGACACTTTCCTATGCTGCATAAAGTGGTAAAGAAATCTGAAGACTATATGCTCagcaaagttgacgaactcacATTATCAGATTTTTTCATCAGTAAAGAAGGAAATGCCCCTGGAGGAGATAGTCTATGGAACATACAAAACATTTCTTTATCTGGATATCTACACAGCTATCCTCCTGAGACCTCACCACCCGATCTTCCATATTCTTTGGGTATGCTGCTTGAGCTTGTTGCTGATAAAAATAGGTCGGTTGTCCTTGGTGTGGCTGGAGCAGGTTACAGGGACATGCTCATGAGTTGGGTGTGCCGTTTGCGTCATCTTAGAGTTACCAATTTTATAGTATGTGCCGTAGACCATGAGACATATGAATTCTCAGTTTTACAG GGTTTGCCTGTTTTCATAGATCCACTATCACCAAAGAATGTCAGCATTGATGATTGCCACTTTGGAACAAAGTGTTTTCAACAAGTGACAAAAGTGAAGTCACGAATTGTTCTGGAGATATTAAGACTGGGATATAATGTACTGTTGAGCGATGTTGATGTTTATTGGTTTGACAATCCAATGCCATTCCTATACTCTCTTGGTCCTGCTATATTTGGAGCACAATCTGATGAATACAATGAGACAG GACCAATAAATTTGCCACGCCGATTGAATTCAGGATTTTACTTTGCTCGCTCAGACAACGCCACCATCACTGCAATGGAGATGATAGTAGGCCATGCAACCAATTCAGGCTTATCTGAGCAACCGAGTTTCTATGATGTCTTGTGTGGGGAAAACGGAATAAACCGCATCGGTGACGACAAATGCTTGGAGCCCAACACAAACCTGAATGTTGTGTTCCTAAACCGGGACTTGTTCCCCAATGGTGCTTACAAGGGCCTATGGGAGAAGCATGATGTACGTGCAGCTTGCAAAGAGCTTGGCTGTTTCATCATTCATAACAATTGGATAAATAAGAGAAAAAAGAAGCTCCACCGACAAATGTCATCTGGGCTGTGGGACTACGATCCTAGCTCTAGGCAGTGCTTCCAGGAATGGAGTGACAGAAGTATCTTCAGAATGATCGGGCAATTCCATCTGTTTGAGGACACTAACAGTTAG
- the LOC8082965 gene encoding proline iminopeptidase: MISPLPHLRVHCPAPPRLSRPPPQPQPHPRPRSSGRAGLLGCVQAKGTRRRRCRASLPVPAAAAQMGSSSEPLSRGLYALVEPYDSGFLKVSDVHTIYYEQSGNPQGHPVVFLHGGPGAGTSPGNRRFFDPEFYRIVLFDQRGAGRSTPHACLEQNTTWDLVADIEKLREHLDIPEWQVFGGSWGSTLALAYSQEHPDKVTGLVLRGIFMLRKKELDWFYEGGAAAIFPDAWEPFRDFIPEDERNCFIDAYNKRLTSSDPIVQVEAAKRWTMWEMMTAHLIQNNDNIKRGEDDKFSLAFARIENHYFVNKGFLPSDSFLLDNVDKIRHIKAFIVQGRYDVCCPMMSAWDLHKAWPEAEFKVVPDAGHSANEVGIAAELRSATEKLRDLLSK, translated from the exons ATGATCAGTCCCCTCCCCCACCTCCGTGTCCATTGCCCAGCTCCGCCACGCCTCTCGCGCCCGCCGCCCCAGCCCCAGCCCCACCCCCGCCCACGCTCATCAG GGAGAGCGGGTCTGCTGGGTTGCGTACAGGCGAAAggcacgcgccgccgccgctgccgcgcgAGCCTCCCCgtcccggccgccgccgcgcagATGGGCTCGTCGTCGGAGCCGCTGTCGAGGGGCCTGTACGCGCTGGTCGAGCCCTACGACTCCGGGTTCCTCAAGGTCTCCGATGTCCACACCATCTACTACGAGCAGTCCGGCAACCCCCAGGGCCAT CCGGTGGTGTTTCTCCACGGAGGTCCCGGAGCCGGCACGTCGCCCGGCAACAGGAGGTTCTTTGACCCGGAGTTCTACAGAATCGTGCTGTTTGACCAG AGGGGTGCAGGCAGAAGCACTCCCCATGCCTGTTTAGAGCAGAACACTACTTGGGACTTGGTAGCTGACATTGAGAAGCTCAGGGAGCATCTTGACATCCCGGAATGGCAG GTGTTTGGTGGTTCATGGGGAAGCACCTTGGCACTTGCCTACAGCCAGGAGCACCCTGATAAG GTCACTGGCCTTGTTCTGAGAGGAATTTTCATGCTTAGGAAAAAGGAGCTTGATTGGTTCTACGAGGGTGGTGCAGCAGCCATTTTCCCAGAtg CATGGGAACCATTTAGAGATTTTATTCCCGAGGATGAAAGGAATTGTTTCATAGATGCGTATAACAAAAGGTTAACTTCATCTGATCCTATTGTTCAG GTTGAAGCTGCTAAGCGCTGGACGATGTGGGAGATGATGACTGCCCATCTTATCCAAAACAATGATAACATTAAAAGAGGAGAAGATGACAAGTTTTCACTG GCATTTGCAAGGATTGAAAATCACTATTTTGTGAATAAGGGTTTTTTACCCTCCGACTCATTCCTATTGGACAATGTTGACAAGATCCGACATATTAAAGCTTTTATTGTACAG GGCCGTTATGATGTTTGTTGCCCTATGATGTCGGCttgggatcttcataaggcttgGCCTGAAGCtgaattcaag GTGGTACCGGATGCAGGGCACTCGGCCAATGAAGTAGGCATCGCTGCCGAACTGAGGTCAGCCACCGAAAAGCTGAGGGACTTGTTGAGCAAATGA
- the LOC110430594 gene encoding pollen-specific leucine-rich repeat extensin-like protein 3 isoform X3 yields MASKQAVASEALAAQIYGMSRSEMYDMMSKMKTMIDHDQETVRRMLVNNPDVTRALFRAQVVLGMVKTPKTAQSSDMVPPTAVATAPPSVKTTAPDHVSLPPPPLPANQQSVAQLSAPFPSGLSNVGTTMDIPTISANPPQPIQAKGYPIHQMPSSAPQPSQHPNMALPHAPPQYSNLPSHIPIVHSQPQQPLQSPAIYNQQLQPPLPQMSRPLSMQPFSHQMHPQVPNSFGLTHANAPQHMLQQPMFHPGANPQTNFLPGQPPLPSQPPPQQLYQNGDESTSIVSRSMAKDCWP; encoded by the exons ATGGCGTCGAAGCAGGCGGTGGCGAGCGAAGCCCTTGCGGCCCAAATCTACGGCATGTCTCGCTCCGAGATGTACGACATGATGTCCAAGATGAAG ACCATGATCGACCACGACCAGGAGACGGTGCGCCGCATGCTCGTCAACAACCCGGATGTCACCCGAGCGCTCTTTCGG GCGCAAGTGGTCCTTGGAATGGTGAAAACACCAAAAACT GCACAATCTTCAGACATGGTCCCACCCACAGCAGTGGCAACAGCACCTCCCTCAGTCAAAACTACTGCACCAGATCATGTCAGCTTGCCTCCGCCCCCATTACCTGCTAACCAGCAGAGTGTTGCTCAACTTTCTGCCCCGTTTCCATCTGGCTTGTCTAATGTGGGAACGACCATGGACATTCCTACTATTTCAGCAAACCCACCACAACCAATACAAGCAAAAGGCTACCCTATCCATCAGATGCCTTCATCAGCTCCTCAGCCATCTCAACATCCAAACATGGCCCTGCCTCATGCTCCTCCACAGTATTCCAATCTTCCATCACATATACCTATAGTTCATAGTCAGCCACAGCAACCTTTGCAAAGTCCTGCAATATATAATCAACAGTTGCAACCACCTTTGCCCCAAATGTCTAGGCCACTATCTATGCAGCCCTTTTCTCATCAGATGCATCCACAAGTACCAAATTCTTTTGGGTTGACTCATGCAAATGCTCCGCAGCACATGTTACAACAACCGATGTTTCAT CCAGGTGCGAATCCTCAAACTAATTTCCTTCCTGGCCAACCACCGCTGCCTAGCCAGCCACCACCACAGCAGCTGTATCAG AATGGTGATGAAAGCACCAGTATAGTGTCAAGGTCAATGGCAAAGGATTGTTGGCCTTAA
- the LOC110430594 gene encoding pollen-specific leucine-rich repeat extensin-like protein 3 isoform X2, which yields MASKQAVASEALAAQIYGMSRSEMYDMMSKMKTMIDHDQETVRRMLVNNPDVTRALFRAQVVLGMVKTPKTAQSSDMVPPTAVATAPPSVKTTAPDHVSLPPPPLPANQQSVAQLSAPFPSGLSNVGTTMDIPTISANPPQPIQAKGYPIHQMPSSAPQPSQHPNMALPHAPPQYSNLPSHIPIVHSQPQQPLQSPAIYNQQLQPPLPQMSRPLSMQPFSHQMHPQVPNSFGLTHANAPQHMLQQPMFHPGANPQTNFLPGQPPLPSQPPPQQLYQASSHYNTQSTTPMGVDRSAPWGRAPEGPTSGSHFPGQLPGLPGQMAQGIGGIQAGQAPLTPEMEKMLVQQVLGMSAEQINMLPPEQRQQVLQLRDMLRQ from the exons ATGGCGTCGAAGCAGGCGGTGGCGAGCGAAGCCCTTGCGGCCCAAATCTACGGCATGTCTCGCTCCGAGATGTACGACATGATGTCCAAGATGAAG ACCATGATCGACCACGACCAGGAGACGGTGCGCCGCATGCTCGTCAACAACCCGGATGTCACCCGAGCGCTCTTTCGG GCGCAAGTGGTCCTTGGAATGGTGAAAACACCAAAAACT GCACAATCTTCAGACATGGTCCCACCCACAGCAGTGGCAACAGCACCTCCCTCAGTCAAAACTACTGCACCAGATCATGTCAGCTTGCCTCCGCCCCCATTACCTGCTAACCAGCAGAGTGTTGCTCAACTTTCTGCCCCGTTTCCATCTGGCTTGTCTAATGTGGGAACGACCATGGACATTCCTACTATTTCAGCAAACCCACCACAACCAATACAAGCAAAAGGCTACCCTATCCATCAGATGCCTTCATCAGCTCCTCAGCCATCTCAACATCCAAACATGGCCCTGCCTCATGCTCCTCCACAGTATTCCAATCTTCCATCACATATACCTATAGTTCATAGTCAGCCACAGCAACCTTTGCAAAGTCCTGCAATATATAATCAACAGTTGCAACCACCTTTGCCCCAAATGTCTAGGCCACTATCTATGCAGCCCTTTTCTCATCAGATGCATCCACAAGTACCAAATTCTTTTGGGTTGACTCATGCAAATGCTCCGCAGCACATGTTACAACAACCGATGTTTCAT CCAGGTGCGAATCCTCAAACTAATTTCCTTCCTGGCCAACCACCGCTGCCTAGCCAGCCACCACCACAGCAGCTGTATCAG GCTAGTTCACACTACAATACACAAAGTACGACTCCAATGGGAGTTGATAGGTCAGCTCCCTGGGGACGGGCCCCAGAAGGTCCCACATCTGGCTCTCATTTCCCTGGACAATTACCTGGGTTGCCCGGACAAATGGCCCAAGGAATTGGTGGTATCCAGGCAGGCCAAGCACCT CTGACACCTGAGATGGAAAAGATGCTAGTCCAGCAAGTCCTGGGCATGTCCGCTGAGCAGATTAACATGTTGCCTCCAGAACAACGGCAACAAGTTCTTCAACTACGAGACATGCTACGCCAATGA
- the LOC8082962 gene encoding probable magnesium transporter NIPA4: protein MGGGGGGGASGPELSTDNMKGIVLALLSSGFIGASFIIKKKGLRRAAAATGVRAGVGGYSYLMEPLWWVGMITMIVGEIANFVAYAFAPAVLVTPLGALSIIVSAVLAHFILNERLHALGVLGCVMCIAGSVVIVIHAPQEQEITSVREIWNMAIQPAFLLYVASVIVIVFVLVFYFSPLYGQSNVLIYTAICSLMGSLSVMSVKALGTSLKLTFEGTNQLIYPETWFFMLVVATCVLTQMNYLNKALDTFNTAIVSPIYYVMFTTLTILASVIMFKDWSGQSPGSIISEICGLVVVLSGTILLHVTKDYERIPQSRSVYAPLSPSLTTRLNGELLKHVEDERTSDEEKALRRQEMY, encoded by the exons AtggggggcggcggcggcggaggagcctCTGGGCCGGAGCTGTCGACGGACAACATGAAGGGGATAGTCCTCGCGCTGCTCTCCAGCGGCTTCATCGGCGCCAGCTTCATCATCAAGAAGAAGGGTCTCCGCCGGGCCGCCGCCGCGACCGGCGTCCGTGCAG GTGTCGGCGGGTACTCCTACCTCATGGAGCCCCTGTGGTGGGTTGGCATGATCACTA TGATTGTAGGTGAGATTGCCAATTTCGTGGCATATGCCTTCGCCCCCGCGGTGCTGGTTACTCCCCTTGGAGCGCTCAGCATAATTGTTAG TGCAGTGCTGGCTCATTTCATTCTGAATGAGAGGTTGCATGCCCTCGGGGTGCTTGGCTGTGTGATGTGCATTGCAGGGTCTGTGGTCATCGTTATTCACGCTCCACAGGAGCAGGAGATTACTTCAGTTAGGGAAATATGGAACATGGCGATACAACCTG CTTTCTTGCTATATGTTGCGTCAGTTATTGTCATTGTTTTTGTCCTGGTGTTCTATTTCTCCCCTCTCTATGGGCAGTCCAATGTGTTGATCTACACTGCCATTTGCTCTTTGATGGGCTCTCTTTCG GTTATGAGTGTTAAGGCTCTTGGTACATCATTAAAGCTCACTTTCGAGggaacaaaccaattaatataTCCAGAGACTTGGTTCTTTATGCTTGTTGTGGCTACTTGTGTGCTCACTCAGATGAACTATCTGAACAAG GCACTTGACACGTTCAATACGGCAATTGTATCTCCAATATACTATGTGATGTTCACAACTCTTACAATACTTGCCAGCGTCATAATGTTCAAG GATTGGTCTGGTCAAAGCCCGGGAAGCATCATTTCTGAAATTTGTGGTTTGGTTGTGGTGTTGTCCGGTACCATTTTGTTGCATGTAACGAAGGATTATGAAAGGATCCCGCAATCAAGAA GTGTTTATGCACCATTATCTCCCTCCTTGACAACTAGATTAAATGGAGAATTGTTGAAGCATGTCGAGGATGAGAGGACTTCGGACGAAGAAAAGGCATTGAGAAGACAAGAGATGTACTAG
- the LOC110430594 gene encoding extensin-like isoform X1: protein MASKQAVASEALAAQIYGMSRSEMYDMMSKMKTMIDHDQETVRRMLVNNPDVTRALFRAQVVLGMVKTPKTAQSSDMVPPTAVATAPPSVKTTAPDHVSLPPPPLPANQQSVAQLSAPFPSGLSNVGTTMDIPTISANPPQPIQAKGYPIHQMPSSAPQPSQHPNMALPHAPPQYSNLPSHIPIVHSQPQQPLQSPAIYNQQLQPPLPQMSRPLSMQPFSHQMHPQVPNSFGLTHANAPQHMLQQPMFHPGANPQTNFLPGQPPLPSQPPPQQLYQQASSHYNTQSTTPMGVDRSAPWGRAPEGPTSGSHFPGQLPGLPGQMAQGIGGIQAGQAPLTPEMEKMLVQQVLGMSAEQINMLPPEQRQQVLQLRDMLRQ from the exons ATGGCGTCGAAGCAGGCGGTGGCGAGCGAAGCCCTTGCGGCCCAAATCTACGGCATGTCTCGCTCCGAGATGTACGACATGATGTCCAAGATGAAG ACCATGATCGACCACGACCAGGAGACGGTGCGCCGCATGCTCGTCAACAACCCGGATGTCACCCGAGCGCTCTTTCGG GCGCAAGTGGTCCTTGGAATGGTGAAAACACCAAAAACT GCACAATCTTCAGACATGGTCCCACCCACAGCAGTGGCAACAGCACCTCCCTCAGTCAAAACTACTGCACCAGATCATGTCAGCTTGCCTCCGCCCCCATTACCTGCTAACCAGCAGAGTGTTGCTCAACTTTCTGCCCCGTTTCCATCTGGCTTGTCTAATGTGGGAACGACCATGGACATTCCTACTATTTCAGCAAACCCACCACAACCAATACAAGCAAAAGGCTACCCTATCCATCAGATGCCTTCATCAGCTCCTCAGCCATCTCAACATCCAAACATGGCCCTGCCTCATGCTCCTCCACAGTATTCCAATCTTCCATCACATATACCTATAGTTCATAGTCAGCCACAGCAACCTTTGCAAAGTCCTGCAATATATAATCAACAGTTGCAACCACCTTTGCCCCAAATGTCTAGGCCACTATCTATGCAGCCCTTTTCTCATCAGATGCATCCACAAGTACCAAATTCTTTTGGGTTGACTCATGCAAATGCTCCGCAGCACATGTTACAACAACCGATGTTTCAT CCAGGTGCGAATCCTCAAACTAATTTCCTTCCTGGCCAACCACCGCTGCCTAGCCAGCCACCACCACAGCAGCTGTATCAG CAGGCTAGTTCACACTACAATACACAAAGTACGACTCCAATGGGAGTTGATAGGTCAGCTCCCTGGGGACGGGCCCCAGAAGGTCCCACATCTGGCTCTCATTTCCCTGGACAATTACCTGGGTTGCCCGGACAAATGGCCCAAGGAATTGGTGGTATCCAGGCAGGCCAAGCACCT CTGACACCTGAGATGGAAAAGATGCTAGTCCAGCAAGTCCTGGGCATGTCCGCTGAGCAGATTAACATGTTGCCTCCAGAACAACGGCAACAAGTTCTTCAACTACGAGACATGCTACGCCAATGA
- the LOC8067502 gene encoding rac-like GTP-binding protein 2, with protein MSVTKFIKCVTVGDGAVGKTCMLICYTSNKFPTDYIPTVFDNFSANVSVDGNIVNLGLWDTAGQEDYSRLRPLSYRGADVFVLAFSLISRASYENVLKKWMPELRRFAPNVPVVLVGTKLDLRDHRAYLADHPGASTITTAQGEELRKQIGAAAYIECSSKTQQNVKSVFDTAIKVVLQPPRRREAMPARKKNRRGSGCSIMNLMCGSTCAA; from the exons ATGAGCGTGACCAAGTTCATCAAGTGCGTCACAGTCGGGGACGGCGCCGTGGGCAAGACCTGCATGCTCATCTGCTACACCAGCAACAAGTTCCCCACG GATTACATCCCCACGGTGTTCGATAACTTCAGCGCCAACGTCTCCGTGGATGGCAACATCGTCAACCTGGGCCTCTGGGACACTGCGG GGCAAGAGGACTACAGCAGGCTGCGGCCACTGAGCTACAGGGGCGCAGATGTGTTCGTGCTGGCTTTCTCCCTCATCAGCAGGGCCAGCTATGAGAATGTTCTTAAGAAG TGGATGCCAGAGCTTCGCAGATTTGCACCCAACGTTCCGGTTGTTCTTGTTGGGACCAAGTTAG ATCTCCGTGACCACAGAGCCTACCTTGCTGACCATCCTGGAGCTTCGACAATCACAACGGCACAG GGTGAAGAGCTGAGGAAGCAGATTGGTGCTGCAGCTTACATCGAGTGCAGTTCCAAAACCCAGCAG AATGTCAAGTCTGTCTTCGATACAGCCATTAAAGTGGTCCTTCAACCCCCACGGAGAAGGGAGGCAATGCCTGCCAGGAAGAAAAACAGGCGTGGCTCCGGATGCTCTATAAT GAACCTTATGTGTGGCAGCACATGTGCTGCTTAG
- the LOC8067503 gene encoding CBL-interacting protein kinase 19: protein MAATPPSSRDPSPQPRRPASSAGPATTKRGGLLLGRYELGRLLGHGTFAKVYHARHADTGETVAIKVLDKEKALRNGLVPHIKREIAILRRVRHPNIVRLFEVMATKSKIYFVMEFVRGGELFARVAKGRLKEDTARRYFQQLISAVGFCHARGVFHRDLKPENLLVDQRGDLKVSDFGLSAVADQFHPDGLLHTFCGTPSYVAPEVLARRGYDGAKADIWSCGVILFVLMAGYLPFHDQNLMAMYRKIYRGEFRCPRWFSKDLSSLLNRLLDTNPETRITVAQIMESRWFQKGFRPVRFYVEDDQVHSLEDSENEVPELGPSEPPPPPPLPPPPQKEDDGDDSGWESDSSVASCPATLSSEERRRPVGSLPRPVSLNAFDIISFSRGFNLSGLFEERGSEVRFVSAHPMQTIVTKLEEIAKVKSFAVRRKDWRVSLEGTRESEKGPLTIGAEVFELTPSLVVVEVRMKAGDREEYEDFCEKELKPGMQHLVHHTASVPDIPSDTE from the coding sequence ATGGCCGCCACCCCGCCGTCGTCGCGGGACCCGTCGCCGCAGCCCCGGCGGCCGGCCTCCTCCGCGGGGCCCGCCACCACCAAGCGCGGGGGCCTCCTGCTCGGCCGCTACGAGCTGGGCCGCCTGCTCGGCCACGGCACCTTCGCCAAGGTCTACCACGCCCGCCACGCCGACACCGGCGAGACCGTCGCCATCAAGGTGCTCGACAAGGAGAAGGCCCTCCGCAACGGCCTCGTCCCGCACATCAAGCGCGAGATCGCCATCCTCCGCCGCGTGCGCCACCCAAACATCGTCCGCCTCTTCGAGGTCATGGCCACCAAGTCCAAGATCTACTTCGTCATGGAGTTCGTCCGCGGCGGGGAGCTCTTCGCGCGCGTCGCCAAGGGCCGCCTCAAGGAGGACACCGCGCGGAGGTACTTCCAGCAGCTCATCTCCGCCGTCGGCTTCTGCCACGCCCGGGGCGTCTTCCACCGGGACCTCAAGCCCGAGAACCTCCTCGTCGACCAGCGCGGCGACCTCAAGGTCTCCGATTTCGGCCTCTCGGCGGTCGCTGATCAGTTCCACCCTGATGGCCTCCTCCACACATTCTGTGGCACGCCCTCCTACGTCGCCCCGGAGGTGCTCGCGCGCCGCGGCTATGACGGCGCCAAGGCGGACATATGGTCCTGCGGTGTCATCCTGTTCGTGCTCATGGCTGGCTACCTTCCTTTCCATGACCAGAACCTCATGGCGATGTACCGTAAGATTTACAGGGGGGAATTCCGGTGTCCGAGATGGTTTTCCAAGGACCTTAGCAGTCTATTGAATCGGCTTCTTGACACGAACCCAGAGACCAGGATCACCGTGGCTCAGATAATGGAGAGCAGGTGGTTTCAGAAAGGGTTCCGACCGGTCAGGTTCTACGTCGAGGATGATCAAGTCCACAGCTTGGAAGACAGTGAGAATGAGGTGCCGGAACTGGGGCCTAGTgagcctccacctccacctcccctGCCGCCGCCACCACAGAAAGAGGACGACGGTGATGATTCTGGTTGGGAATCAGACTCGTCTGTAGCATCCTGCCCAGCCACATTGTCATCAGAGGAGAGGAGACGGCCTGTTGGATCTCTCCCACGGCCGGTAAGTCTAAATGCGTTTGATATCATATCGTTCTCAAGGGGATTCAATTTGTCGGGGTTGTTTGAGGAGCGAGGCAGTGAAGTGAGATTTGTCTCAGCACATCCCATGCAAACGATTGTAACAAAATTGGAGGAGATTGCGAAGGTGAAGAGCTTTGCAGTTCGACGGAAGGACTGGCGGGTGAGCCTGGAAGGCACGAGAGAAAGTGAAAAGGGTCCATTGACAATTGGGGCTGAAGTATTTGAGCTCACACCAAGCCTTGTGGTGGTGGAGGTGAGGATGAAAGCAGGGGACAGGGAAGAATATGAGGATTTTTGTGAGAAGGAGTTGAAACCTGGGATGCAGCACCTCGTGCACCATACAGCCTCGGTTCCAGATATACCTTCTGACACTGAGTAG